The genomic window AGCGCCAGAACAATGCGCGCCTGGACGAACTCTCAGCCAAGGTCTCTGCCCTGCGCGGCGTGACCGTCGACATCTACGATAATGCCCGCGCGCAGGACGTCATCGACAACACTGTGCGTTCTCTACCCCGTCGACGCTTTCACTGGCTAACCACCACAGTCCGAcaccttctcctccatgacGACCCAGATGAAGGGCTCCGCCGGCCGCCTGACCCGCATGGCCGCCTCTGGCAACCGCGTCGCCATCCTTAAGCTGTCGGGCATCATAATCGCCGCCTTTGTGGTGCTGTACTACGGCGTGAAGCTGCTATTTTGAGTCGGGCGCTGGCGTTACGAGTTATAATGGGCAGGCAGAATACAGGTCGACAATAACGGGTATAGACCCTCGGAGCATCAAGGGCATGTTACACCGGGTGCTGAGCTTTCGGCGTGGGTTGGCGTTAACTGAATACATATATCACATTCGCATCCATCCGTACAGTATTGATCATTCATCTTTTTTGCATCTACATACTCCTAACATGCAACGCCCAAACGTGCCCAGACCGCCGCCTTTAAATGTCCAATCATCCCCAAACGTTGTTGAACAAGTCCTCATCTCCACCAAATCCTCCGGCGGGCTTCGATCCGCTAGTAGTAGACGGTCCGGTGCTGCTCGTCCATCCTCCGAATTCCTCGTCAGCGGATACCTTGGGTGCCGGGTTGAAGCCTCCAGACGCTCCGGGGATGATCGATGTGTTGGCAAAGGCACCTCCCGAGTTTCCCCATCCGAAATCGTTTCCAGCAGGCTTTGGGGGTTCAGGGGCCTTGGCAGGGGCCGGTGCCGCCGGAGCTGGAGTGGCCCATTCGTTTCCGCCCCAGACGTCGGCACCCGAGATGCCGCCAAAAGCAGATGTAGTCGTTGTGGTAGTGGTGGCAGGAGCAGGCGCAGGTGCAGGAGGGCTCTGAGGAGAGGATAGGTTAAAGACAGAGCTAGTGGTAGCGGCGGGAGCGGCGGGTttaggtggaggaggagaagaaacaGGGGCAGACAGGTCAAAGAGATCGCCCATGGCAGATTGAGCGGGCtgagcgggagcgggagcggcaGCAGGGACTGGTgcgggagaggagaagccgCCAAAGTTGGAAAAGTTGGATGGCTGCTTCTGATGCGTTGAAGGAGCCGGCTGAGAAGGCTTGCTGTCAAAGAAACTGCCTCCTCCAAGACCACCAAAGGCATTGTTGCTAGATGTGCTGCGGCTGGCACTACCAAGACTAGCAAACGGATCGGGAGCCGCGGGTTTGGGCTGGTTGGAGATGCTGAGGCTGCTAAAGGCATCATTGAAGCCGCCGACTGAGCCTTGAGGGTGATGGGCCATGGTGGGAGAAGCCATGCCGCCAAAGCCACCCTGATGCTGCGGTTGAGGCTGAGCCTGTGGTCGAGGTGCCGTGGCATAAAGAGACAGAATCGATTGCTTCAGGTCGGGACGAGATTGGCCAGGGGCAGTGCCTGTTGTGCTCGCTGGTCTTGGGGGAGCTGCCGGCTCACCAAAGAAGTCGAGTCCCAGCAAAGAATCCTTAGTGCTTGTGGTTCTCGGAGGAGCTGGATCAGCCTTGGGGGGGACCTTGGACACTGGTGCAGCACTGCTCGATCGCACAGGAACCGGATCTCCGCCGATAAGATCCCCctgaggtggaggagggacgGCCTTGGGGGCTTGTGACTGACCCAACGAGGCCTTCCGGATGGATTCCTTGCGCTCTATAacctgcttctccttgactaTGCTCAGGGGCACATCGTCGTCTCCATCGACATCCAGCGTCGAGGGGTCCGGCATCGGGCCCTCCATGACCCAGCGCTTGAGCTCGTACTTTGTGCGGATAAAGTTCTCGATCTTGGCTTCGGAGGGGGCGTGGCCCGACGCCAGCTTGGCCTCCCAGTACTTGTTGGCGCGGGCATTTCCCCAGCTGAGGATGCTCTGGAGTTGCTCGTCGGTCCAGGAATCGAGGTCGACTGACTTGACTCGGCTGATGTGAGTGCCCATTCCGCGATGGATGCCCGAGCAGCGGATGCAGATGAAGACGCCGAGGTTCCAACTAGCCCATCGGGGGTCTGCAAGGTCAGCATTTTGCTACAGACAGACATCGAGAGACTTACGCTTGTTTCTCTTGCAATCGGCGCAGACCTTATTCGGCTCCAATTTGAGGAGGCTCTTGATGGTAGCTTGGTTTTGCGCCGCCCGCTCAGCGGCGGGGTTCGGGGCTCTCCTAGACATTGCGGGCGATTCGTGTGCGCGAGAGTAAAGTTGTCGCCGTCGAGGGCAGTCGAAGAGATGGGGCGCTCCTTGCGAGTGCTTCGAGGTGTTGAAAGTGGCAACCTAGAGAGTGATCgatggatgatggcggcCTGGAGGTAGGGAGGTGCCAAGGTGGTCAGTGTACAGCGGTTTAGCTACCCAGCGTTAGTGCAGCCCAAGACAGTAATTAGTACCCCTGGGTGCACCGCCACAGTTGCAGCAGTGTTTGGGATTGCAGCTGAGGACAAGGTTGATAATAAAGGATGTTGATTGCAGGCATTGATTCATTGATGAATACGCATGTGAATAGATGCATTTTTTCTTTCAGTTTCCCAACGGAACCTTGTGACGAATGATCCGGCTCAGCCACACTTTAATATTGATATATATCCATTCCTGACAGATCATTCCCATCAGTTCGGGATTTGGAATTCCTCTGGGCTGAGCCGTTACAGTAATAAAGCTAACGATACGCATGGCTAGTGGCTGTGCTGCGCCGAGTTCCATTACCTATGATGCAACTATTCCTCGATTCCACACAATGATTTGTCACGTCGCTGCGGGTAAGACATCGATACGCTGTAAAACGCTACCCTCGACCATGAGCTTCACCTGAAGCAGATATAAGagtccatcatcaccattgCCAATGCGCTTCTCATTCTTATCCACACTCATCTATTCATTCTCCAACATTGCTAGGAGACCTTCACGCATACCTCATATTCCATCTCGCCCAGTTCCCCTCCGTTCCATGTCTGGTATTCCCTTTCTGAGTGCTCTATTTGGCTCAAGCTCTTCCAAATCCTCCGACATGTCTTATCCCGATAAACGCACCAACGACGAGTGGCGGGCCGTCCTCAACAAAGGTACTTAACCTCTCGGTCCGCTTCACTACTGTGCTAACAAAGACAGAACAATTCCGCATCCTCCGTGAAAAGGGGACCGAAGCTCCTGGCTCGGGCACCTACGACAAGCATTACCCCGAGCAGGGCGTCTACAGCTGCGCCGGCTGCAACGCGCCGCTGTACAAGGCCAGCCACAAGTTCAGCTCCGGGTGCGGGTGGCCCGCCTATTTTGACAGCATCCCCGGGGCCGTCGTCCGCCACGAGGACCGCACCTTTGGCATGGCACGCACCGAGATTGTGTGTGCCAATTGCGGTGGCCATCTCGGACATGTGTTCAAGGGCGAGGGTTTCAACACGCCCACTGACGAGCGTCACTGCGTCAACAGCATCAGCTTGAGCTTTTCGCCTGACGACAAGCCTGTGGAGAAGCCGGCAGAGAACAAGAATTAAGTCATTGAGCAGTGAAGCTGCAACGGAGTTGACAGCGGAGTGACGGCGGAGCATGGGAACGGAGAACAGAGTAGAGATTACGAGTCGATAGTATTAATCATGGTTTTGCATATATCCTTTCCAGCCTCAGTCAAAGATCTCGGGGAAGTATACCCACTCTTTGTCTTCCTCATCCCAGTGTTTAAACTGCTGCGTCTCTAGGTCCCACGTCCAATAGTCGTCAGTCTCATCCTCAAAGGACTCAATGTCAGGCGGAGTCAAGGCCTCTCCTAAGTTGAAGGCCTCTTCAATAGAAGGGCTGATGGTCCTGGGACGGCTGTCGCTAATAGACAAGGACTCGAGTCGGTCCTGTAAGCTTTCCAGTTTATATTCCCCAGTGCTCTGCTCGCAAATGTCAACGTATTGTCCCTTGTCGGGCTCAGGGTCAGTGGTTGACCCGGCATCTTCCTTTTtgtcttgcttcttttcaGTCGTTTGTCTCCGTCGACACTCTCCAGGTACTGGATGCTTTCTCTGGCTCCTCACCCAACTCATGCGGAGAGATCCCTTGGACTGTCTCCGTCGACACCGATGCTTCTCAGGGCTTGGTGCAAGCGACTGGCATGGGAACAAAGCCTTGAAAAGTTAATTGAATCCAGTCGCCATCAAGAACACCTCACCTACCTTGACCGCCACATAACAAGGCGAGCCCGCAGCCGACTTTCTGGTTAGACATCGCATCTCTGAAGATGGGGATAAGTTGGGGGCCAAAGAGCCAATAATACCGGGCCGACAGAATTTGTCCATCGGGGAGCATTGTCCTGTATTTACAGACCCAAAGTGTTCCAGAATGTCCATTTGTGGCAAGCTGGACTAGACACCGAGACTGGGTAAATGATGCGACTGAAGacgataaataaatatagtgAAGCTCTATGGAGACAGCAAAAGTAGGAAACACAACGGCATATTTTAAGGTAGTACGAAGAAGAGATTTTCGGCATCTGCGAACGATGAGGCTCAAGAAAGACGGTAGAGGTTGACGTGGACAATCGCGAGCCTCATTCTAGAGGGGTTCGCTTGAGAGCCTACGCCCGAGATATGAGGGATATGAGGCTCTCGATGCATTTTCACGCAGTTTAAGGCGTAGCAGCTGCCTTGCCTAGGCGATAAGGCAGCGTGGCTCATGGATTGCACCAAACAGTGGAATTGTGAGTGATTTGGTGCCCAAAGTGCACATTCTCCGAATCACCGTTGAGGCGCACCTCGGCGAGAGCACAGCCCTCCCATCGAACGACACGGGCTGTGGTGATTCAAGTACCGAAACCGATCTCTTCTCGTTTAAGCATGATTTCTGGTGGTGTTTAATGGCCAATCGCCAGTCTGCCTTGTGCCGCTGGAGAAGCGGTCTGGACCGACTTTACAACTTGACTGGATAATAAAAAGTGCACATTTGGTGCGGAGCTGTTGCCTTGGTATGGATGGATAACATCAAAGACAATGAGAATCATGACACAACATAAAGCCCACCGAACATCTCGTAGACACTTTCATTTCATAAATAGCAATGCCCGCGCTTGATTAAAAATCTGGAGAATTTTACGTTTCCCGCTTCGCCATCTCGACCGCAGCTGTTGAAAGCATTCAAAGTGTACGACTTCAGCTGCCTAATCTCACCCAACCAGAGTCCGCCATGACCTTGTCCGCTGTTCGGCAACGGAATCCAAACCGCCCCAATAAACACCATCGACGCCAGGCCTTGTCTGTCCTCGATCAGATCTTTGACCAAGGGGCGAGGTCTCCTAGGAGTAGGAGAGCCTCGTCCATCGGCTCGCTGAACGGTCCGTTGGAAGATATCACAAGGCTATGCAACGAGTTGGAAGCCTCCAGAAGCGCTCGATCACAGAGGCGCGTTCCGGATCTGGAGATTCTCAGTCCAGATGTCACCATGATGGACTTTCCTTCTCCGATGCCAAGTGAatcgccatctccaacgTCGCCAGCATCACCACTCTTTTCAATTCCTCAGCCAGTCCCATCCCGCGTCAAAGACGGCGACATGATACGCATCACGCTCAAGATTCGCGCAAAGAGCGTGCCATGCATCGCCAAATGTTGTCCCAGAGAAAAGACAAGCGCCGTCGATGAGGATTTTGTCCGCACTTGGAGTGTTGCTTATCACCCCACTCCCATGATGAGATTAGAAACACGAGGGAGCGAGTTCTGGTGCTCTCTCGACGTGGTTGATGTGGAAAAGGTCGGAAGCACCAAGAGAACACTAAAGTTGCCCATCCGCAAGTTTTCAGATCGACGCTTCAGTGTCACTTTGGGTGTTGAAGCACTCACCTCGCTTGGTCTGATTAAGAACACAGGCAAGTTTTCATCCCATGTCACTCTCGGCAGACGCTAACCTGCTGCAGGTCCGAGATCATCTACCCCAGACCCAGGCCATGCCTCGGTCGACAACAGCCTGTTGCTTCCTGGCGTGTGGTCCAGGGGGTTTACACCTTCGTCGCCGACATCGCCGGAGCCGCAGAGACCGCCGTTAAATCTGACTATTCCGTCGGTTCCAGAGATCAGGGTAAATCCTCCTCTACTTGAATTGCCTGGTGGTTCGACCTCGGCAGACGACTCTGGTTCCAACTCGGACATGTATTCAATAGTGTCTTACAACGATGGAGCACGGAGTCCAGCACTTTCAGAGTTCGCATGGAGCGAGTGCTTATCTTAATGATTTGCGGTATGAtttggtttggtttggttcGGTTTGGTTGGAGTTGTTTACTACCTTGATATCCCGTTGCGCATTCCTTCAGGCCCAATCGAAACTCGGTTCTTGTTTATTTCCTTGTGAATCTGCGTAATCCAATACCACGTGCTATGCTTAGAATACCACATCTTGACCGCTGACAATCAGCTTCTGTCCTTGTGACGCAACTCTCCAGAACCATCTTGGGGTCTTCCCCGCCGAAAGCTGGGGGATCTGGCATGTGAAAGGCGCTAAAATGTGGCGCTAGAACCGCCAAGCCTGGGGCGACGAGATGCCTCGGTCGGCGGGTCTTGACTCGAGCTGTTGCGACTCTGACCTTGACAACATCCGAGGTCCCGAGACCATCTTGTATATTAATCAGTCGCCGCTCTTGTTTCTTGAACTCGACACTTCAAACTCCTAGTAAATCAAAATGGGTGGTATGTAGCAGCCCTGGTGCTGGCTGTATTCCCGCTGACACGCGACAGCTATCGATCGAATCTCTCAAATTGGCGGCCAGATCTCTGGTAACCCGACCGCCGGCGGTCGCGACAAGATCCTGGAGAAGCACCCTGATGATGTATGTTTCTTGAATCGCATCGCATAGTGTACACCTTCTAACAAATCAGATTGTCGTCACTGCCGCCTGTCGAACCGCATTCACAAAGGGTGGCAAGGGCGGCTTCAAGGACACCCAGGCTGCTGACCTCATCGCCGGCGtcctcaaggccatcctcgACCGTTCCAAGATCAACCCCGCCCTCGTCGAGGATCTATGCGTCGGTACCGTCCTGGCTCCCGGTGGTGGCGCGACCGAGATGCGCGCTGCTAGTCTGGCGGCTGGCTTCCCCGAGTCAATCGCCGTTCGATCCCTCAACCGACAGTGCTCTTCTGGCCTGCAAGCCACCGTCGACGTGGCCAACCAGATCAAGACTGGAATGATTGATATCGGTATCGGTGCTGGTGTTGAGAGCATGTCTCTGCAATACGGGTAAGTTGCTTGGCTATTGACACCGACACTGCTAACAGTTTAGACCTGGTGCCGTTACCGAATTCTCAGAGCTCCTCGAGAGCCACCCCGAGGCTGCCAACTGCAAGGTTCCCATGGGTGTCTTGTCGGAGCAGATGGCCAAGGACCTGGGCATTACCCGCGCTGCCCAAGACGCTTTCGCTGCCTCGTCATACCAAAAAGCAGTCAAGGCCCAGAAGGCTGGTCTGTTTGACGAGGAGATTACTCCTCTTAcggtcaaggttgaggatAAGGAGGGCAACGTCAAGGAGATTACCGTCTCCAAGGATGATGGTGTCCGAGATGGCATCACTGCCGAGTCTCTGGGCAAGATTCGACCCGCCTTTGCCAAGGATGGTTCTATCCACGCCGGCAACGCCAGTCAGATCTCGGACGGTGCTGCTGCCGTGCTTCTCATGAAGCGTTCTACCGCTGAGAAGCTTGGACAGAAGATCCTCGGCAAGTATGTCTGCGCCTCGGTCGTCGGCGTCAAGCCCCTCCTTATGGGCCAGGGCCCCTGGAAGGCCATCCCCAAGGCTCTTGAGCAGGCCGGCATCTCCAAGGACGACGTTGATATTTGGGAGATCAACGAGGCCTTTGCCAGCCAGTGCCTGTGGTGCGCCAACGAGCTTGGCATTCCTCAGGAGAAGATCAACCCCAAGGGAGGTGCCATTGCCTTTGGTCACCCCCTGGGATGCACCGGTGCCCGACAAGTTTCTACCCTGCTGTATGAGCTGAAGCGGACGGGCCAGAAGGTTGGTGCGACGTCCATGTGTGTGGGAACCGGTATGGGAATGGCTGCTATCTGGGTGGCTGAGTAGTGTACGATACCTATGTATATCTAGCTTTGAAATTCATGTTAAAATCCTTCTATACGTGTTCCAATGTGCTTTTCGTTCGCAACCTCGACCAAGTGCATGCCCACGACGAGATCCATGAGTCCAAGGCCAACACTCTTGTAGATTACCGTCCCGTCTCGCAACCACCGCACGAGATGGTCTTCCTTCTTTCCCTTTTCGTTATCCAAAGAGCTGTTGGAACCTTTTCGGAAGTGGAATATGGAACCAGACTTGCGAGGATCCGAGCCTACTGAACCTGTAGGACTAGACGGGGCATCGCTTCCAAAGACTGTGGAAATGGAAGACCTGCTATGGTCGAACCTGTCATCCGAGGCAAGTGATGTCTGGCTGCTGATGGGGTCGTCGGATTCTTCTAGGGCTTGACGATGAAGCATGACAAGTTCTCCAAGCCTGAATGTGTCAGAATAGCTATGAATTCGAGGGATGACTTACTCAACCAGCTGATGAGGCCCAATTTTAGCTGCAATAATCTCGCCCGCTTCCTTGAGGACACCTTTGATGTTGTCGACCACAATCACACCACCCTCAGGCGCGTGCTTATGATAGTGTCGGTGAGGTTTATCATACTGCTTTACAGCCAGCTGAAGAAGATCATCGGGCAACTCCCTCATCTCAGGCGTATAACTTCCAACAGCAATGATCAGTCGCCCTTTTTTCCGTCCTTCGTGAGATGTCAGAATGGATGCATCGAATAGGTCCTCTTGGGATGAAGTGCAGCAGTAGATGACATCCGCATCCCGCATCTGCTCCTTCAGCAGGCGATTGTACTCGTGAAACGCGGGGATCAAGAGTCCAAACTTGACGTCGGCCCAACCCTCCCTTCCCTTGATCTCGGGTGGGATGCTGGCGAATTTCTTCAAAAGACTGGTCGCATTTTCAGACCAGCGACGGTTGATGATGTGAACGTGCTTGATGGTATGACCTCGCATCATGAGAGCCAGTCTGATATGCCAGTACGCCTGTAAACCGCTTCCAAACACAGTCAGGGTCTTGACATGGCCACGACGGGCCAGTAGACAGGTTGATGCGAGAGCTGTGCGGAAAGCAGTTAGGGCGCTGGCATGAACAATGCCCAGCGGTGAACCATCTGGTCTAAACAGATTTACAACTCCTGTAGGAGTAATAGGTTTAGAATCAGCCTCCTGAGAAGCCTCGGCGGTGGTCAAGGAGATGACTGGACCTAGTCAGTATAGTTCGACCCTGAGGAGTAAACTCACCTTTACAGCCCATGCCACATGGAGCGCAAGAGGGCATATACAACGTCTTGGCTTGAGTTTCGGGGTGAGTAGTTGAGATACGATTCGGTTGCTGGTAAGCGGCCTCGAGAGCTGGAACGCCAGTTGAGAATTCGTGGAGAGATGAAGCCAGAACATGGCGGAACTCTTCAAGCTCATCCACGGTGAGGCCTTCCAGGATGGAATTGACCTGGTCGTCGGAAAGAATGGTATAAGTCATCTTCTGCAGAGTGACTTCAAGCATCTGCAGACCAATACTTTGCTCCGAGCTTAAGCACTAAGCAACGGCTTCTCTTCGTCGGTGAtgggtggtgttgaggatgaTGTAATAGGCACATCGTCGCGGGGATACGGATCTCCACTTGAGCACATGCGTGCGATATCGCTTAGGCTGCGCATCTTGAGCTCGATAGGGCTGGAGGGCATACAGAACATGGATTGAATATACTTCAGGTATACGGAGTACATGATAGATtgataaatactataagtgtAAGTGTAATGTCTTTAATCGTAACCCAGACTACTTGGCGGTTGCTAGGTCACACAGTCACATGCCGATCCGTGGAGCTGACTTTGTCTCAAATGCATGATTGGAATTGCTTCAGACAAAGGCAGCAACATTAACCACACAGCAGTGCCACCTTCGATGGGCCACAATCGAATGCCAAGCATCTCGAGACCCTCGTGTAGGGTATTCTCTTGGCCCGTCAGCGTGAGGCTTGGCCCAGTGCCGCGATGCCGCGTAATTCTCTACGTACATCACTTGTTGAAGAATTCGCTGCCTTGAAATACGGCAAAAATACGACGAATGCTAACCGAATAAGAGATTCAATCAAAGATGAGATTCGAGTCCTATAAATCCAGGGTCGCGACAGTGATTAACCGTCATCACTACTGtctcaacaacctcgccGACAGGGCCTCAACCCGGCAAGTCCCCTCCAAGTCCCCTACAATCAACGCCCGCTAGGCCAATCAGAGCCctcccgccgccgccagcaACGGGTGGTCGCCCCGTAACCTCCACCTGCTTCTATTGACAGCCAAGCCTGCGCCGCCTCAAAAttggagcagcagcagctccttGCGAAAAGGCTACGTGCATCTTTACATCCAACCTACAACTTGCAACATCACATCACCACACACGTCGCAACACTCGCTTCATCCGCGCACACACGAATACTCGATCGGGATCGCTCTATCGACACATCGGATTGTTTCCTCCTCGACCGCGCCCTTTATCGTGTGCGCTTCATCGCCTCTACATCCCCGAATACGAGATCGACGTAAGCTGTCAAGATGACGCTCAAGGAGGAGTTTCAGACGCGCAACTTTAGTATGTGGCTCTATCATGATGCTCGAGACACGCAGATGCTAACCTGAGTGCAGGCATTTATGGACAATGGTAAGCTTGATGCTGCGACGATCTACACCGAACGACACTGACAATCCAGGATTGGCATCTTGTCCATGATCATCTGCTTGGCAGTGGG from Fusarium falciforme chromosome 2, complete sequence includes these protein-coding regions:
- a CDS encoding Arf-GAP domain-containing protein, with product MSRRAPNPAAERAAQNQATIKSLLKLEPNKVCADCKRNKHPRWASWNLGVFICIRCSGIHRGMGTHISRVKSVDLDSWTDEQLQSILSWGNARANKYWEAKLASGHAPSEAKIENFIRTKYELKRWVMEGPMPDPSTLDVDGDDDVPLSIVKEKQVIERKESIRKASLGQSQAPKAVPPPPQGDLIGGDPVPVRSSSAAPVSKVPPKADPAPPRTTSTKDSLLGLDFFGEPAAPPRPASTTGTAPGQSRPDLKQSILSLYATAPRPQAQPQPQHQGGFGGMASPTMAHHPQGSVGGFNDAFSSLSISNQPKPAAPDPFASLGSASRSTSSNNAFGGLGGGSFFDSKPSQPAPSTHQKQPSNFSNFGGFSSPAPVPAAAPAPAQPAQSAMGDLFDLSAPVSSPPPPKPAAPAATTSSVFNLSSPQSPPAPAPAPATTTTTTTSAFGGISGADVWGGNEWATPAPAAPAPAKAPEPPKPAGNDFGWGNSGGAFANTSIIPGASGGFNPAPKVSADEEFGGWTSSTGPSTTSGSKPAGGFGGDEDLFNNVWG
- a CDS encoding Peptide-methionine (R)-S-oxide reductase; protein product: MRFSFLSTLIYSFSNIARRPSRIPHIPSRPVPLRSMSGIPFLSALFGSSSSKSSDMSYPDKRTNDEWRAVLNKEQFRILREKGTEAPGSGTYDKHYPEQGVYSCAGCNAPLYKASHKFSSGCGWPAYFDSIPGAVVRHEDRTFGMARTEIVCANCGGHLGHVFKGEGFNTPTDERHCVNSISLSFSPDDKPVEKPAENKN
- a CDS encoding Acetyl-CoA C-acetyltransferase — encoded protein: MGAIDRISQIGGQISGNPTAGGRDKILEKHPDDIVVTAACRTAFTKGGKGGFKDTQAADLIAGVLKAILDRSKINPALVEDLCVGTVLAPGGGATEMRAASLAAGFPESIAVRSLNRQCSSGLQATVDVANQIKTGMIDIGIGAGVESMSLQYGPGAVTEFSELLESHPEAANCKVPMGVLSEQMAKDLGITRAAQDAFAASSYQKAVKAQKAGLFDEEITPLTVKVEDKEGNVKEITVSKDDGVRDGITAESLGKIRPAFAKDGSIHAGNASQISDGAAAVLLMKRSTAEKLGQKILGKYVCASVVGVKPLLMGQGPWKAIPKALEQAGISKDDVDIWEINEAFASQCLWCANELGIPQEKINPKGGAIAFGHPLGCTGARQVSTLLYELKRTGQKVGATSMCVGTGMGMAAIWVAE